One Paenibacillus riograndensis SBR5 DNA segment encodes these proteins:
- a CDS encoding TVP38/TMEM64 family protein: MSWLTEERLLQLLEQYRSLGPLPGIGLTFMKSFVPPLPTIAIVGLNGAVYGLWLGFLYSWLGLVAGCVTTFLIIRQIASHPYLRKWALRPKVARGMQWVRNSGFSYVFLLSLFPVGPFVVINMAAGLAQMRLRSYLLALCAGKAIMVFAVSYIGNDMNRFTRHPGEIIYVLLFIGGSLWGVKAIEARFTRAAQAREKQPPAGESLQRK; the protein is encoded by the coding sequence ATGTCATGGCTGACGGAGGAGCGTCTTCTACAGCTGCTGGAGCAATACCGCTCACTGGGTCCTTTGCCCGGAATCGGGCTGACTTTCATGAAATCCTTCGTGCCGCCGCTGCCGACGATTGCGATAGTAGGGCTTAACGGGGCGGTGTACGGGCTGTGGCTTGGTTTTTTGTATTCCTGGCTCGGGCTGGTTGCGGGGTGTGTGACCACGTTCCTGATTATCCGCCAAATCGCCTCGCACCCTTACTTGCGCAAGTGGGCGCTGCGCCCCAAAGTGGCGAGAGGTATGCAGTGGGTCCGCAATAGCGGCTTTAGTTATGTTTTTCTGCTTAGCCTGTTCCCGGTTGGACCCTTTGTTGTAATCAATATGGCTGCCGGGCTTGCGCAAATGCGGCTGCGCTCGTATCTGCTTGCACTGTGTGCGGGCAAAGCGATCATGGTGTTTGCGGTTTCCTATATTGGTAATGATATGAACCGGTTCACCCGCCATCCTGGAGAAATCATCTATGTGCTGCTCTTTATCGGGGGTTCACTCTGGGGGGTTAAGGCCATTGAGGCCCGGTTCACCCGGGCCGCGCAGGCGCGGGAGAAGCAGCCTCCGGCAGGCGAATCGCTACAACGTAAATAA
- a CDS encoding GNAT family N-acetyltransferase, whose product MLLQTEIVDLRKTTIKDLEFVMHAEGSEPNRRFIGQWSIEQHTAALEDSDILHLIIREKTGEPAGYVILTGLLDPNLSICIKRIVVQSKGRGYGKSTLALLMHWVFTQTPAHRLWLDVKDYNTRAHHVYVRAGFTAEGTLRDCIRTDDSFESLMIMSILRQEYIKRRRL is encoded by the coding sequence ATGCTGCTGCAGACAGAGATTGTCGATTTGCGTAAAACAACTATAAAAGATCTGGAATTTGTCATGCATGCGGAGGGAAGCGAGCCAAACCGCCGGTTCATCGGACAATGGAGCATAGAGCAGCATACGGCCGCCCTGGAAGACAGTGACATTCTGCATCTGATCATCCGGGAGAAAACGGGGGAACCTGCGGGATACGTGATTTTAACGGGGCTCCTCGACCCTAACCTCAGCATATGTATCAAGCGGATTGTCGTTCAGTCCAAGGGCCGGGGTTATGGGAAAAGCACGCTCGCACTCCTGATGCACTGGGTCTTTACCCAAACGCCGGCCCACCGGTTGTGGCTTGACGTGAAGGATTATAACACCAGAGCGCACCATGTCTATGTACGTGCAGGCTTTACTGCAGAAGGAACGCTTCGTGACTGCATTAGAACGGACGATTCCTTTGAATCTCTGATGATTATGTCCATTCTGCGGCAGGAGTATATAAAGCGGAGGCGGCTGTAG
- a CDS encoding MetQ/NlpA family ABC transporter substrate-binding protein has product MRVKKQGSILVVLAVVLAGVLAGCSAGKGNNGEKGAAEGSAAGGNAGKEITLKVGAAPVPHAEILEFIKPKLKEEGINLEVVTLDDEGQLNPALQEKQIDANYFQHVPYLDSIQGEKGYDFAVTAKVHVEPIGFYSEKLKSKEELPDGAKIGIPNNPSNEYRALILLQQQGLLKLKDGLATYEATPKDIAENPHKFEFVEADAATLPRALPDLDGAVINTNVVLESGIDPKSALFREDANSPYANVVVVRSGDENREEIKKLDEALTSPDVKTFIEDKYGVAVVPAF; this is encoded by the coding sequence ATGAGGGTGAAAAAACAAGGGAGTATATTGGTGGTATTGGCGGTTGTTCTGGCAGGGGTGCTGGCAGGCTGCAGTGCCGGCAAGGGGAATAATGGGGAGAAGGGCGCAGCTGAAGGTTCTGCGGCTGGCGGGAATGCAGGCAAGGAAATCACACTTAAAGTGGGTGCTGCTCCAGTGCCGCATGCGGAGATTCTGGAGTTCATCAAACCGAAGCTGAAAGAGGAAGGGATCAACCTGGAGGTTGTCACGCTGGATGATGAGGGCCAGTTGAATCCGGCTTTGCAGGAGAAGCAGATTGATGCCAACTATTTTCAGCACGTGCCTTATCTGGACTCTATTCAAGGGGAGAAGGGCTATGATTTTGCCGTAACGGCCAAGGTCCATGTGGAGCCGATAGGCTTTTATTCCGAAAAGCTGAAATCCAAGGAAGAACTCCCGGACGGGGCCAAAATCGGGATTCCCAACAATCCGTCCAATGAATACAGAGCGCTTATACTGCTGCAGCAGCAGGGGCTGCTCAAGCTGAAGGATGGACTGGCCACCTATGAGGCAACGCCCAAGGATATCGCCGAGAACCCGCATAAGTTCGAATTCGTTGAGGCGGATGCCGCCACACTGCCGCGTGCGCTTCCTGATCTGGATGGGGCGGTCATCAATACGAATGTAGTGCTTGAATCGGGAATTGATCCGAAATCGGCGCTGTTCCGTGAGGATGCCAATTCCCCCTATGCCAATGTGGTCGTTGTGCGCAGCGGGGATGAGAACCGGGAAGAGATCAAGAAGCTGGACGAGGCGCTGACCAGTCCGGATGTCAAAACATTCATTGAGGACAAATACGGCGTAGCTGTAGTTCCGGCATTTTGA
- a CDS encoding methionine ABC transporter permease codes for MKEDMVELLWGGLKQTLYMVAWSSVFALILGALLGVTLVVTERGGVLPAPRVNRLISTAINGVRSIPFIILIVLLLPLARLIVGTSLGPTAAIVSLSIGAAPFLGRIIESSLREVEPGKIEAAKSVGAHPLTIIAQVIIPEALPALVRGVTIAVISITEFTAVAGAIGAGGLGSLAIRFGYQRFRTDILLGTVLLIILIVQILQWSGDYIAGSIDRKRFKSE; via the coding sequence ATGAAGGAGGATATGGTGGAACTGCTCTGGGGCGGACTGAAGCAGACGCTGTATATGGTAGCGTGGTCTTCCGTATTTGCGCTTATTCTGGGGGCGCTGCTGGGCGTTACTTTGGTGGTGACCGAGAGAGGAGGTGTGCTCCCGGCTCCCCGGGTGAACCGGTTGATTAGCACAGCTATCAACGGGGTGCGCTCCATTCCGTTTATCATTCTGATTGTGCTGCTGCTGCCGCTTGCGCGGCTGATTGTAGGTACCTCGCTTGGGCCGACGGCAGCAATTGTATCCCTCTCCATCGGAGCGGCCCCGTTTCTGGGCAGAATCATTGAAAGCTCGCTGCGGGAAGTGGAGCCGGGGAAGATCGAGGCAGCCAAGTCTGTCGGCGCACATCCGCTCACTATTATCGCTCAAGTCATTATTCCGGAAGCGCTGCCTGCGCTGGTGCGCGGAGTGACGATCGCGGTGATCTCCATTACTGAATTCACTGCAGTAGCCGGAGCGATCGGAGCCGGAGGACTCGGCAGCCTGGCGATCCGTTTCGGCTATCAGCGGTTCCGCACCGATATTCTTCTGGGCACTGTACTGCTGATCATTTTGATTGTGCAGATTCTGCAATGGAGCGGGGATTATATTGCCGGGTCAATCGACAGGAAGCGCTTTAAAAGCGAATAA
- a CDS encoding methionine ABC transporter ATP-binding protein — protein MIAVKHLHKSYATRLGRVSALEDINLQIAKGEIFGIIGASGAGKSTLIRCLNRLEQPDSGSIEIGGVPITELGGRELRLARRRIGMIFQQFNLLDAKTVYGNVAFPLRVAGCSKQYEKERVVEILELVGLSGKANVYPSQLSGGQKQRVGIARALAAEPDVLLSDEATSALDPQTTYSILELLEDINRKLNLTIVLITHEMDVLRHICRNAAVIEGGRIVENGPVEQLFYRPESETAKQFVNIFNYYKDGNKAEKAVITR, from the coding sequence ATGATTGCTGTTAAGCATTTGCACAAAAGCTACGCTACCCGCTTAGGCAGGGTTTCCGCTCTGGAGGATATTAATCTGCAGATTGCTAAAGGGGAGATTTTTGGCATCATTGGCGCAAGTGGGGCCGGCAAATCAACACTTATCCGCTGCCTTAACCGTCTGGAGCAGCCGGACTCCGGCAGTATTGAGATAGGCGGCGTGCCGATCACAGAGCTGGGCGGCAGGGAGCTGCGGCTTGCGCGCCGCCGGATCGGGATGATTTTTCAGCAGTTCAATCTGCTGGATGCCAAGACGGTATACGGTAATGTAGCGTTTCCGCTGAGAGTTGCAGGCTGCTCTAAACAGTATGAGAAGGAGCGTGTTGTCGAGATTCTGGAACTGGTGGGCTTGAGCGGCAAAGCGAATGTCTACCCGTCGCAGCTCAGCGGCGGCCAGAAGCAGCGGGTGGGAATTGCCCGGGCGCTTGCCGCAGAGCCGGATGTGCTGCTCTCCGATGAAGCCACATCAGCCCTTGACCCCCAGACCACCTACTCGATTCTGGAGCTGCTGGAGGACATTAACCGGAAGCTGAATCTGACGATCGTGCTGATCACGCATGAAATGGATGTGCTGCGGCATATTTGCCGCAACGCGGCTGTCATCGAAGGCGGGCGGATTGTGGAGAACGGCCCGGTAGAGCAGCTCTTCTACCGTCCGGAGAGCGAGACGGCCAAGCAGTTTGTGAATATTTTTAACTACTACAAGGATGGAAACAAAGCGGAAAAGGCGGTCATTACACGATGA
- the hydA gene encoding dihydropyrimidinase — protein MKKMIKNGIIVTAADTYAGDVLIEDGIIAGIGLNLEAPGAEIIDASGCYVFPGGIDPHTHLDMPFGGTVTADDFETGTVAAAYGGTTTVIDFCLTAKGQPLQQAVDTWHHKSQDKAVIDYSFHLMVSELNDKVLGELPQIIENEGITSLKVFMAYKNTFQADDGVLYKTLQAAKREGALVMVHAENGDVIEYLVEQALAAGNTDPIYHALTRPPELEGEATGRAAYLTELTGSQLYVVHVTCAEAAWKIAEARRKGLRVYGETCPQYLVLDQTALEKPDFEGAKYVWSPPLREEWNQAVLWDALWSGALQTIGSDQCSFNFKGQKDLGLGDFSKIPNGGPTIEDRFSVLYSEGVQKGRISLNKFVDIISTSSAKLFGLFPQKGTIAVGSDADIVIFDPSVERTLSAETHHMNVDYNPFEGMEVKGEPVSVLSRGKFVIRDKQFVGQAGSGKYLHRKRFEAEAPHPLQAKASGGVV, from the coding sequence ATGAAGAAGATGATCAAGAATGGCATTATCGTTACCGCAGCGGATACGTATGCAGGAGATGTTCTGATCGAGGACGGGATTATTGCCGGAATCGGCCTGAATCTGGAAGCGCCGGGTGCGGAGATCATCGACGCTTCCGGCTGCTATGTATTCCCGGGCGGCATTGATCCCCATACGCATCTGGATATGCCTTTTGGCGGCACGGTGACCGCCGACGACTTCGAGACTGGAACGGTTGCCGCCGCATATGGCGGGACAACGACAGTCATCGATTTCTGCCTGACCGCCAAAGGCCAGCCGCTGCAGCAGGCCGTGGATACCTGGCATCACAAATCACAGGATAAGGCGGTGATTGATTACAGCTTCCACCTGATGGTCTCGGAGCTGAATGACAAGGTGCTTGGCGAGCTGCCGCAGATTATTGAGAACGAAGGCATCACCTCGCTGAAGGTGTTCATGGCCTACAAGAACACCTTCCAGGCTGACGACGGCGTGCTGTACAAGACGCTGCAGGCCGCCAAGCGGGAAGGCGCTCTGGTGATGGTCCATGCCGAGAACGGCGATGTGATTGAATATCTGGTCGAGCAGGCCTTGGCTGCCGGGAACACCGATCCGATCTACCATGCTTTGACCCGTCCGCCGGAGCTGGAAGGCGAGGCCACCGGCCGGGCTGCTTATCTGACGGAGCTGACCGGTTCCCAGCTGTATGTGGTGCATGTGACCTGTGCGGAAGCCGCCTGGAAGATCGCAGAAGCGCGCCGGAAAGGGCTGCGTGTCTACGGCGAGACCTGTCCGCAGTATCTGGTACTCGATCAGACGGCGCTGGAGAAGCCGGACTTCGAAGGTGCCAAATATGTCTGGTCCCCGCCGCTGCGCGAAGAGTGGAACCAGGCGGTGCTGTGGGATGCGCTCTGGAGCGGCGCGCTGCAGACAATCGGCTCTGACCAGTGTTCCTTTAACTTCAAGGGACAGAAGGACCTTGGGCTGGGCGATTTCTCGAAGATTCCGAACGGCGGACCGACCATTGAAGACCGGTTCAGTGTGCTCTACTCCGAAGGCGTGCAGAAAGGCCGCATTTCCCTAAATAAATTTGTTGATATTATTTCCACATCGAGCGCCAAGCTGTTTGGGCTTTTTCCTCAGAAAGGCACCATTGCGGTAGGCAGTGATGCAGATATCGTGATTTTCGATCCATCCGTCGAACGAACCCTTTCTGCTGAAACCCATCATATGAACGTAGACTACAATCCCTTCGAAGGCATGGAGGTTAAAGGCGAGCCGGTCTCCGTGCTCAGCCGGGGGAAATTTGTCATTCGCGACAAGCAGTTTGTCGGCCAAGCGGGGTCCGGGAAATATCTGCACCGCAAACGGTTCGAAGCGGAAGCCCCGCATCCCTTGCAAGCCAAAGCAAGCGGAGGGGTGGTCTGA
- the preA gene encoding NAD-dependent dihydropyrimidine dehydrogenase subunit PreA — MADLSIDLAGIKSPNPFWLASAPPTNTGYQVQRAFEAGWGGAVWKTLGDPIINTSSRFAAVHFNGQRVAGFNNIELITDRPLEVNLKEIYETKKRFPNHAVVASLMVEPKQEKWHEIVKRAEAVGVDGLELNFGCPHGMAERGMGAASGQQPDLVEAQTYWVKEVAATPVIVKLTPNITDITVVARHAVKGGADAISLINTINSLAGVDIHSWNTIPNVGGQGAHGGYCGPAVKPIALSMVAECARDRGVGVPISGIGGISTWQDVVEFMLMGSTGIQVCTAVMHHGFRIVGEMIDGLNNYLDDKGLASVTELIGKSVPKYSNWGDLDLNYKVVARINEENCINCNKCHIACEDASHQCIDMLTDAGGKAILHVREEDCVGCNLCSIVCPADGAIDMVALDSGAVPMSWNQRQKVISSLNGSYSEAEVV; from the coding sequence ATGGCAGATTTGAGTATCGATCTTGCAGGGATCAAGTCACCCAATCCATTCTGGCTGGCCTCGGCGCCGCCTACCAATACCGGCTACCAGGTGCAGCGGGCCTTTGAGGCAGGCTGGGGAGGTGCGGTGTGGAAGACGCTGGGCGATCCGATTATCAATACCTCTTCCCGGTTTGCGGCTGTGCATTTCAACGGGCAGCGTGTAGCCGGCTTCAATAATATCGAGCTGATCACCGACCGCCCGCTGGAGGTCAACCTCAAGGAAATCTATGAAACGAAAAAAAGGTTTCCTAACCATGCCGTGGTCGCCTCTCTGATGGTGGAGCCGAAGCAGGAGAAATGGCATGAAATCGTCAAGCGGGCCGAAGCTGTCGGCGTAGACGGCCTTGAGCTTAACTTCGGCTGTCCGCACGGCATGGCTGAGCGCGGGATGGGCGCGGCCTCCGGGCAGCAGCCCGACCTGGTGGAAGCCCAGACCTATTGGGTCAAGGAAGTGGCGGCTACGCCCGTCATTGTGAAGCTGACGCCGAATATTACGGACATTACGGTTGTGGCCCGCCACGCCGTTAAGGGCGGAGCGGATGCGATCAGCCTGATCAATACGATTAACAGTCTGGCAGGTGTCGACATCCATAGCTGGAACACGATCCCGAATGTGGGCGGCCAAGGGGCGCACGGCGGCTACTGTGGTCCGGCTGTGAAGCCGATTGCCCTCAGCATGGTCGCTGAATGTGCGCGCGACCGCGGGGTGGGCGTGCCGATCTCCGGGATCGGCGGGATCTCCACCTGGCAGGATGTGGTGGAGTTCATGCTGATGGGCTCTACCGGCATTCAGGTCTGCACGGCGGTCATGCACCACGGGTTCCGGATTGTCGGGGAGATGATCGATGGCTTGAACAACTATCTGGATGACAAAGGATTGGCTTCAGTCACGGAGCTGATCGGCAAATCGGTGCCCAAATACTCCAACTGGGGCGATCTGGATCTGAATTACAAAGTGGTGGCACGGATTAATGAGGAGAACTGCATCAACTGCAACAAATGCCATATTGCCTGCGAAGACGCTTCGCATCAATGCATCGATATGCTTACGGATGCCGGCGGCAAGGCCATTCTGCACGTGCGCGAGGAGGATTGTGTAGGCTGCAACCTGTGTTCCATTGTCTGCCCGGCGGACGGGGCGATTGATATGGTGGCTCTGGACAGCGGAGCGGTTCCAATGAGCTGGAATCAGCGGCAAAAGGTCATCAGCAGCCTGAACGGCTCATATTCGGAAGCGGAGGTGGTGTAA
- a CDS encoding NAD(P)-dependent oxidoreductase, with product MELTSPLNTFTPDMFRRNFAEAEPGLTRKGAIEESNRCLYCYDAPCIKACPTSINIPSFIKRIATGNLKGSAQTIMDSNPVGASCARVCPTEELCEGACVLNDDSAPVQIGLLQRYATDWAISSGTRLFKPGLPNGRRVAVIGSGPAGLSAARELAREGCGVVIYEAKELAGGLDTHGIVSFRLPQSIPLWEVEQVRKLGVEIRTGMKVGVDVSVEELKAGYDAIVLAAGMGYVPPLGIEGEKLSGVYDAIELVETTKTGIPALELMGRRVAVIGAGNTAVDAATCSVRLGAANVKMVYRRTPAEMTAYDFEYEFAKQEGVEFSWLTLPKRIVGDELGNVTALECVQMKLTGETGKDGRLIPVPVEGSEFLMPVDAVVVAIGQKRRVDLIEALGLEHERGVVKIDEATGRTSDPQIYAAGDIVFGSGKGEATVVSAARQGKDAAYAIMQQMSGLQDGVLGPILR from the coding sequence ATGGAGCTCACTTCTCCGTTAAACACATTCACGCCCGACATGTTCAGGCGCAATTTTGCCGAGGCCGAGCCTGGCCTTACCCGCAAAGGTGCAATCGAAGAGTCCAACCGCTGCCTGTATTGTTATGATGCGCCCTGCATCAAAGCCTGCCCGACCAGCATTAATATTCCTTCTTTTATCAAGCGCATTGCGACCGGCAATCTGAAGGGTTCGGCACAGACGATCATGGATTCCAATCCGGTGGGCGCCAGCTGCGCGCGGGTCTGTCCAACGGAGGAACTGTGCGAAGGGGCTTGTGTGCTGAATGATGATTCTGCACCCGTCCAGATCGGGCTGCTGCAGCGTTATGCTACCGATTGGGCGATCAGCAGCGGAACCCGGTTATTTAAGCCGGGTCTTCCTAACGGCAGGAGAGTCGCCGTAATCGGCAGCGGTCCCGCCGGCCTGTCAGCAGCCAGGGAGCTGGCGCGTGAGGGTTGTGGTGTGGTGATCTATGAGGCGAAGGAGCTTGCGGGCGGACTGGACACACATGGGATCGTCTCGTTCCGGCTGCCGCAGTCCATCCCGCTGTGGGAAGTGGAGCAGGTCCGGAAGCTGGGGGTAGAGATCCGTACCGGAATGAAGGTGGGCGTGGATGTCTCTGTAGAGGAGCTGAAGGCCGGATATGATGCTATTGTGCTGGCTGCGGGAATGGGGTATGTTCCGCCTCTCGGCATTGAAGGAGAGAAGCTCTCCGGCGTGTATGATGCCATCGAGCTTGTGGAAACCACAAAGACCGGCATTCCGGCATTGGAGCTGATGGGCCGGCGGGTCGCCGTCATCGGGGCAGGCAACACGGCGGTTGATGCGGCCACCTGCTCGGTGCGGCTGGGAGCGGCAAATGTGAAGATGGTGTACCGCCGGACGCCTGCGGAGATGACCGCGTATGATTTTGAATATGAATTCGCCAAGCAGGAGGGTGTGGAATTCAGCTGGCTGACCCTGCCGAAGCGGATCGTCGGGGATGAACTGGGCAATGTGACTGCTCTGGAGTGTGTGCAGATGAAGCTGACCGGGGAGACCGGCAAGGACGGCCGCCTGATACCGGTGCCGGTGGAGGGTTCTGAATTCCTGATGCCGGTAGATGCGGTGGTGGTAGCCATCGGACAGAAACGGCGGGTTGACCTGATTGAAGCGCTGGGGCTTGAGCATGAACGGGGCGTGGTCAAGATTGATGAAGCAACCGGCCGGACCTCCGATCCGCAGATTTATGCAGCCGGGGATATCGTCTTCGGCTCGGGCAAAGGTGAAGCGACGGTAGTCTCCGCTGCCCGGCAGGGCAAGGATGCCGCTTATGCCATTATGCAGCAGATGTCGGGTCTGCAGGATGGTGTGCTTGGCCCTATCCTTCGCTGA
- a CDS encoding PucR family transcriptional regulator, which produces MFMDWELVFTIRDALKRPLFAESEVIGGRTGLNRAIRWVHVLESAGFESLIHGEEMILTTGMGASAGLPSSLSFMQNLIDKNAACLCIELGDYFSSIPQEMIDLANRHDFPLIIFPRTVRFVDITLDLHSLIINRHHRMLQELESISREFHRLTLTSQGTIKVLQLLCKSTRTQIVYMQPQGKPLFFPALSPEDQAPLLSFFEAFGEEMEGVQPDAAPYIRDYGHKTIALKPVGALDQTWAYILMVCNHKPQEFDCLLLDSASLSIAQELLRTRYMEERKLFSENLWVDELIGGRTQDDNRLKGLVGPDFNVVNELPYRVCLVEIENSRDVKWNSSENDWESITFHLSLILRSIFEKYSLRPLITLKNNRLTVIALDIRSKLPGKLRLQQALDALQHIHSDAKLKDLQLVIGVSKSHRGLKHAYAAYQEAVQALSLYSCYQKSILFYEELGVFQLLLSLNDGKTLENFIRSYLGPLIDHDSAKGSELLLTLRVYLDHDGSKQIAARNLFIVRQSLYYRLDKITELLGEDFMLPENRISIQVALRAYQLLYPEKFTLPSSRSAQF; this is translated from the coding sequence ATGTTTATGGATTGGGAGCTTGTTTTCACCATTCGTGATGCACTCAAAAGACCGCTGTTTGCAGAATCGGAAGTCATCGGCGGCAGAACCGGCCTGAACCGCGCCATCCGCTGGGTGCATGTGCTGGAGAGCGCGGGCTTTGAAAGCCTGATCCACGGGGAGGAAATGATTCTGACCACCGGCATGGGCGCAAGCGCCGGCCTGCCCTCTTCCTTATCTTTTATGCAGAATCTGATTGACAAGAACGCAGCCTGCTTATGCATCGAGCTGGGGGACTATTTCAGCAGCATTCCCCAGGAAATGATTGATCTGGCCAACCGGCATGATTTCCCGCTGATTATTTTTCCCCGCACTGTACGCTTTGTAGATATCACACTTGATCTGCATTCCCTCATTATCAACCGCCATCACCGCATGCTCCAGGAGCTGGAGAGTATCTCCCGTGAGTTCCACCGCCTGACACTGACCTCTCAAGGTACGATCAAGGTGCTGCAATTATTATGCAAAAGCACCCGCACACAAATTGTGTATATGCAGCCGCAAGGAAAACCCCTGTTCTTCCCGGCACTTTCGCCTGAAGATCAGGCCCCTCTCCTAAGCTTCTTCGAAGCCTTTGGCGAAGAAATGGAAGGTGTACAGCCGGATGCCGCTCCTTATATCCGCGACTATGGCCACAAGACGATTGCCTTGAAGCCGGTGGGTGCACTCGATCAGACCTGGGCTTATATTCTGATGGTCTGCAATCATAAGCCGCAGGAGTTTGACTGTCTGCTGCTCGATTCCGCGTCACTGTCCATTGCTCAGGAGCTGCTGCGCACGCGGTATATGGAGGAACGCAAGCTGTTCTCGGAAAATCTGTGGGTGGATGAGCTGATCGGCGGCCGGACCCAGGATGACAACCGGCTCAAAGGATTGGTCGGGCCTGATTTCAATGTGGTTAATGAGCTTCCCTACCGTGTGTGCCTGGTCGAAATCGAAAACTCCCGCGATGTAAAATGGAACAGCTCGGAGAATGATTGGGAATCGATCACCTTTCATTTGTCGCTCATCCTCCGCTCGATCTTCGAGAAGTACTCGCTGCGCCCGCTGATTACGCTGAAGAACAACCGCCTCACCGTCATCGCCCTCGACATCCGGTCCAAGCTGCCCGGCAAGCTCCGGCTGCAGCAGGCGCTCGATGCCCTGCAGCATATCCACTCCGACGCGAAGCTGAAGGACCTGCAGCTCGTGATCGGCGTCAGCAAGTCCCACCGGGGCCTGAAGCACGCCTATGCCGCATACCAGGAAGCCGTACAAGCGCTGTCTCTATATTCTTGTTATCAGAAGTCCATTCTGTTCTATGAAGAGCTGGGCGTCTTCCAGCTGCTGCTGAGCCTGAATGACGGCAAAACGCTGGAGAACTTCATCCGCAGCTATCTCGGTCCCTTAATTGACCATGATAGCGCCAAAGGAAGCGAGCTGCTGCTGACCCTGCGCGTCTATCTCGACCATGACGGTTCGAAGCAGATTGCCGCCCGGAACCTGTTCATTGTCAGACAGTCGCTCTACTACCGGCTGGACAAAATCACCGAGCTGCTGGGCGAAGACTTCATGCTGCCGGAGAACCGCATCTCCATCCAGGTCGCCTTGCGCGCCTACCAGCTCCTGTATCCTGAGAAGTTCACCCTGCCCAGCTCCCGTTCAGCACAGTTTTGA
- a CDS encoding aspartate aminotransferase family protein, with protein MQSLGNESGLAVQKDQQYLWHNITPYSEKNPPMIAAAASGSWVTDIDGNKFLDGMSGLWCVNVGYGRKELAEAAYHQLLSLPYFPLTQSHMPAIALAEKLNTWLEGDYVIFFSNSGSEANEAAFKIARQYQQQTGQHYRHKFIARYRGYHGSSLGALSATGQAQRKYKYEPLGGGFLHVAPPDSYRRPAGMTVEEFNLQSAQAIEDTMIWEGVETVAAVIMEPVITGGGVIVPHQVYLDRVQEICRKHGVLLIMDEVICGFGRSGCKFGHQNYSVKPDIITMAKGLTSAYLPLSATAVRKDIYDAFKDNSDDYGHFRHVNTFGGNPAACALALRNLEILEQENLVERAGILGKRLAAEWAGLLDHKRVGDIRSFGLIIGIELVADKATKQPADLAIVKGIIAECKAKGLIIGKNGDTVAGFNNVLTIAPPLSSTDEDIRFIIDTVKTVLNGSWAG; from the coding sequence ATGCAGAGCCTGGGGAACGAAAGCGGGCTGGCCGTCCAGAAGGATCAGCAGTATTTATGGCATAACATTACACCCTACAGTGAGAAAAATCCGCCGATGATCGCCGCAGCGGCAAGCGGGTCATGGGTGACGGATATTGACGGGAACAAGTTTCTGGACGGCATGTCCGGCCTGTGGTGTGTGAATGTCGGCTATGGACGCAAGGAGCTGGCGGAGGCGGCTTATCATCAGCTTCTTAGCCTGCCGTATTTCCCGCTTACACAGAGCCATATGCCAGCGATCGCCCTGGCTGAGAAGCTGAACACATGGCTGGAAGGAGATTATGTCATTTTCTTCTCCAACAGCGGTTCAGAAGCCAACGAAGCCGCCTTCAAAATAGCCCGCCAGTACCAGCAGCAGACCGGCCAGCATTACCGTCATAAATTTATCGCCCGTTACCGGGGATATCATGGCAGCTCGCTTGGCGCACTCTCGGCTACCGGCCAGGCCCAGCGCAAATATAAATATGAGCCGCTTGGCGGCGGGTTTTTGCATGTGGCCCCGCCGGACAGCTACCGCCGTCCAGCCGGCATGACCGTGGAGGAATTCAACCTTCAGAGTGCGCAGGCGATAGAGGATACGATGATCTGGGAAGGCGTGGAGACGGTGGCGGCGGTCATTATGGAGCCGGTGATTACCGGCGGCGGTGTCATTGTGCCGCATCAGGTCTATCTGGACCGGGTGCAGGAGATTTGCCGCAAGCATGGCGTGCTGCTGATTATGGATGAGGTCATCTGCGGGTTCGGGCGGTCCGGCTGCAAATTCGGCCATCAGAATTATAGCGTGAAGCCGGATATCATCACCATGGCCAAAGGATTGACCAGCGCCTACCTGCCGCTGTCGGCAACGGCAGTCCGCAAGGATATCTACGATGCCTTCAAGGATAACAGTGACGATTACGGGCATTTCCGCCATGTGAATACTTTCGGCGGCAATCCGGCAGCCTGTGCACTTGCCCTGCGGAATCTGGAAATCCTGGAGCAGGAGAACTTGGTGGAGCGCGCCGGTATCCTCGGCAAGAGGCTGGCGGCGGAGTGGGCCGGACTTCTGGACCATAAGCGGGTGGGGGATATTCGCAGCTTCGGGCTGATCATTGGCATCGAGCTGGTAGCGGATAAGGCCACCAAGCAGCCTGCCGATCTGGCTATCGTTAAAGGTATTATCGCGGAGTGCAAAGCCAAAGGGCTGATCATCGGCAAAAACGGGGACACGGTAGCAGGCTTCAATAATGTGCTCACCATCGCTCCGCCGCTGTCCTCGACCGATGAGGATATCCGGTTTATCATCGATACGGTCAAAACTGTGCTGAACGGGAGCTGGGCAGGGTGA